Proteins encoded within one genomic window of Tamandua tetradactyla isolate mTamTet1 chromosome 11, mTamTet1.pri, whole genome shotgun sequence:
- the DIRAS3 gene encoding GTP-binding protein Di-Ras3, whose amino-acid sequence MGNCCFGFKERLMRRLRPLPTLLIIRALMPQRRSKDYRVVVMGSAGVGKSALVQRWVRGTFRDVYLPTIEDTYRQVMSCDNSVGALHITDTTGSPRYPGLKRLAIAKGHAFILVYSVTKKQTLEELKPFYELICEIKGNNLHKCPIVLVGNKSDDGHRELALRDGAAYALEWNCGFLETSAKTDVNVRELFLMLLTHEKKPAGCLQIPQRKAEVPKATEKLLDKCIIM is encoded by the coding sequence ATGGGCAACTGCTGCTTTGGCTTCAAGGAACGGCTGATGCGGCGGCTGCGGCCCCTGCCCACTCTGCTTATCATCCGCGCCCTGATGCCGCAGAGAAGGAGCAAAGACTACCGCGTGGTGGTGATGGGCTCCGCGGGCGTGGGCAAGAGCGCGCTGGTGCAGAGGTGGGTGCGCGGCACCTTCCGTGATGTCTACCTGCCGACCATCGAAGACACCTACCGCCAGGTGATGAGCTGCGACAACAGCGTGGGCGCCCTGCACATCACCGACACCACCGGCAGCCCCCGATACCCGGGCCTGAAGCGCCTCGCCATTGCCAAGGGTCACGCCTTCATTCTGGTCTACTCGGTCACCAAGAAGCAGACCCTGGAGGAGCTGAAGCCCTTCTATGAGCTGATCTGCGAGATCAAAGGCAACAACCTGCATAAGTGCCCCATCGTGCTGGTGGGCAACAAAAGCGACGACGGCCACCGCGAGCTGGCGCTGAGGGATGGAGCCGCCTACGCGCTGGAGTGGAATTGCGGCTTCCTGGAGACCTCGGCGAAGACCGATGTCAACGTGCGGGAGCTGTTCCTCATGCTGCTGACCCACGAGAAGAAGCCCGCCGGCTGCCTCCAGATCCCCCAGAGGAAAGCCGAGGTGCCCAAGGCCACCGAGAAGCTGCTCGACAAATGCATCATCATGTGA